Proteins from a genomic interval of Pseudomonas versuta:
- a CDS encoding ABC transporter permease, whose translation MLKGYGAVILDGAWLTLQLALSSMALAIVLGLIGVSLRLSPVRWLAWLGDLYSTVIRGIPDLVLILLIFYGGQNLLNNVAPMLGHDDYIDLNPLAAGIGTLGFIFGAYLSETFRGAFMAIPKGQAEAGMAYGMSSFQVFFRVLVPQMIRLAIPGFTNNWLVLTKATALISVVGLQDMMFKAKQAADATREPFTFFLAVAAMYLVLTSVSLLALRQLEKRYSVGVRAADL comes from the coding sequence ATGTTGAAAGGCTACGGGGCTGTCATCCTCGATGGCGCTTGGCTGACGCTTCAGCTCGCCTTGTCGTCCATGGCCCTGGCCATTGTTCTAGGTCTGATCGGTGTTTCCTTGCGCCTGTCGCCGGTGCGCTGGCTGGCCTGGTTGGGCGATTTGTATTCGACGGTTATCCGCGGGATACCCGATCTGGTGTTGATCCTGCTGATTTTCTATGGCGGTCAGAATTTGCTGAACAACGTTGCGCCGATGCTGGGTCATGACGATTACATTGACTTGAACCCATTGGCTGCGGGTATTGGCACCCTGGGCTTCATCTTTGGTGCGTACCTGTCAGAGACCTTTCGCGGTGCCTTCATGGCCATCCCCAAAGGTCAGGCCGAAGCGGGCATGGCGTATGGCATGAGCAGTTTTCAGGTGTTTTTCCGGGTATTGGTGCCACAGATGATCCGCCTGGCGATCCCGGGCTTCACCAATAACTGGCTGGTACTGACCAAGGCGACGGCCCTGATTTCGGTGGTCGGCTTGCAAGACATGATGTTCAAGGCCAAGCAGGCGGCGGATGCCACCCGCGAACCCTTTACTTTCTTTTTGGCCGTGGCCGCGATGTACCTGGTGCTGACCAGTGTTTCGCTGCTGGCGTTGCGACAACTTGAGAAGCGCTACTCGGTAGGCGTAAGGGCGGCTGATCTATGA
- a CDS encoding ABC transporter substrate-binding protein has product MKKLVLLGALALSVLSLQAFADQKPLKIGIEAAYPPFASKAPDGSIVGFDYDIGNALCEQMQVKCVWVEQEFDGLIPALKVRKIDAILSSMSITEDRKKSVDFTNKYYLTPARLVMKDGAVVSDSLDELKGKKIGVQRGSIHDRFAKEVFAPKGATVVPYSSQNEIYLDIEAGRLDGTVADATLLNDGFLKTPAGKGYAFVGPQFTDVKYFGDGVGIAVRKGDKELKDKINTAITAIRDNGKYKQIQDKYFDFDIYGPEAK; this is encoded by the coding sequence ATGAAGAAACTCGTGCTTCTTGGCGCCCTGGCACTGTCCGTGCTGTCCCTGCAGGCTTTCGCTGATCAAAAACCGCTGAAAATCGGTATTGAAGCCGCCTATCCTCCGTTTGCCTCCAAGGCGCCGGACGGCAGCATCGTAGGTTTTGACTATGACATCGGTAATGCTCTGTGCGAGCAGATGCAGGTCAAATGTGTGTGGGTCGAGCAAGAATTCGACGGTCTGATTCCGGCACTTAAAGTGCGCAAGATCGATGCCATCCTGTCCTCGATGTCGATTACCGAAGACCGCAAAAAGTCCGTCGACTTCACCAACAAGTACTACCTCACTCCGGCGCGTCTGGTGATGAAGGACGGTGCTGTGGTCAGCGACAGTCTTGACGAGCTCAAGGGCAAGAAAATCGGCGTGCAGCGCGGTTCGATTCACGACCGTTTCGCCAAGGAAGTCTTTGCACCCAAAGGCGCAACCGTCGTGCCTTACAGCTCGCAAAACGAAATCTACCTGGACATCGAAGCCGGTCGCCTTGATGGCACCGTGGCCGACGCCACGCTGCTCAATGACGGTTTCCTGAAAACCCCGGCTGGCAAAGGCTATGCATTCGTGGGTCCGCAATTCACCGACGTCAAATACTTTGGTGACGGCGTGGGTATCGCGGTGCGCAAGGGCGACAAAGAGCTGAAAGACAAGATCAACACCGCGATCACGGCTATTCGTGACAACGGTAAATACAAGCAAATCCAGGACAAATACTTCGACTTCGATATTTACGGCCCAGAAGCCAAGTAA
- the acs gene encoding acetate--CoA ligase, whose product MSAASLYPVRPEVAANTLTDEATYKAMYQQSVVNPDGFWREQAQRLDWIKPFTSVKQTSFDDHHVDIKWFADGTLNVSYNCLDRHLAERGDQVAIIWEGDDPTEQRNITYRELHEEVCKLANALRGQDVHRGDVVTIYMPMVPEAVVAMLACTRIGAIHSVVFGGFSPEALAGRIIDCKSKVVITADEGVRGGKRTALKANVDVALTNPDTSSVQKIIVFKRTGGDIAWYKHRDIWYHDLMAVASTHCAPKEMGAEEALFILYTSGSTGKPKGVQHTTGGYLLYAALTHERVFDYRPGEVFWCTADVGWVTGHTYIVYGPLANGATTLLFEGVPNYPDITRVSKIVDKHKVNILYTAPTAIRAMMAEGQAAVKDADGSSLRLLGSVGEPINPEAWNWYYTTVGKERCPIVDTWWQTETGACMMSPLPGAHALKPGSAARPFFGVVPGLVDNLGNLIEGAAEGNLVILDSWPGQARTLYGDHDRFVDTYFKTFRGMYFTGDGARRDEDGYYWITGRVDDVLNVSGHRMGTAEIESAMVAHPKVAEAAVVGVPHDIKGQGIYVYVTLNGGEEPSEALRLELKNWVRKEIGPIASPDVIQWAPGLPKTRSGKIMRRILRKIATGEYDGLGDISTLADPGVVQHLIETHKSMKVA is encoded by the coding sequence ATGAGTGCCGCTTCCCTGTATCCCGTACGCCCTGAAGTAGCAGCCAATACGCTGACCGATGAGGCGACCTACAAGGCGATGTACCAGCAGTCCGTCGTCAACCCCGATGGCTTCTGGCGCGAGCAAGCTCAGCGTCTCGACTGGATCAAGCCGTTTACCAGCGTCAAGCAAACCTCATTCGACGATCACCATGTCGATATCAAATGGTTTGCGGACGGCACTCTTAACGTTTCCTATAACTGTCTGGATCGCCACCTTGCCGAACGCGGCGATCAGGTTGCGATCATCTGGGAGGGCGATGACCCTACCGAGCAGCGCAACATTACCTACCGCGAACTGCACGAAGAAGTGTGCAAGCTTGCCAACGCTTTGCGCGGTCAGGACGTTCACCGTGGCGACGTAGTGACTATCTATATGCCGATGGTGCCCGAAGCCGTGGTCGCCATGCTGGCGTGCACCCGGATCGGGGCAATTCACTCGGTAGTGTTCGGCGGCTTCTCGCCCGAGGCGCTGGCGGGACGCATCATCGACTGCAAATCCAAGGTGGTGATCACTGCCGACGAAGGTGTGCGCGGCGGCAAGCGTACAGCGCTCAAGGCCAATGTCGATGTGGCACTGACCAACCCTGATACTTCAAGCGTGCAGAAGATCATCGTGTTCAAGCGCACCGGTGGCGATATTGCCTGGTACAAGCACCGTGACATTTGGTACCACGACTTGATGGCCGTGGCCTCCACGCACTGTGCGCCAAAAGAAATGGGCGCCGAAGAAGCGTTGTTCATCCTTTATACCTCCGGCTCCACCGGCAAGCCCAAAGGTGTGCAGCACACCACGGGTGGCTATCTGCTGTATGCCGCGCTGACCCATGAGCGCGTATTCGACTATCGCCCCGGCGAAGTGTTCTGGTGTACGGCGGACGTTGGCTGGGTTACCGGTCACACCTATATCGTCTACGGGCCGCTGGCCAATGGGGCCACCACGCTGTTGTTCGAAGGTGTGCCGAACTATCCGGACATCACTCGGGTGTCGAAAATCGTCGACAAGCACAAGGTCAACATCCTCTACACCGCGCCAACGGCCATTCGCGCCATGATGGCCGAAGGTCAGGCCGCCGTTAAGGATGCTGACGGTTCAAGCTTGCGTCTGCTGGGTTCGGTGGGGGAGCCGATCAACCCGGAGGCCTGGAACTGGTACTACACCACCGTGGGCAAAGAGCGCTGCCCTATCGTCGATACCTGGTGGCAGACCGAAACCGGGGCTTGCATGATGAGCCCGCTGCCGGGGGCTCACGCACTAAAGCCGGGGTCTGCGGCGCGCCCATTCTTTGGCGTGGTGCCTGGCCTGGTAGATAACCTGGGCAACCTGATTGAGGGGGCGGCCGAGGGTAACCTGGTGATCCTGGACTCGTGGCCGGGTCAGGCGCGTACCTTGTACGGCGATCACGACCGCTTTGTCGATACCTACTTCAAGACCTTCCGTGGCATGTATTTCACTGGCGACGGTGCCCGTCGCGACGAAGACGGTTACTACTGGATCACCGGTCGCGTGGATGACGTGCTTAACGTGTCAGGCCATCGCATGGGGACCGCCGAGATCGAAAGCGCGATGGTGGCTCACCCTAAAGTTGCCGAGGCAGCTGTTGTCGGCGTGCCCCATGACATCAAGGGGCAGGGCATTTATGTCTATGTCACCCTTAATGGCGGTGAAGAGCCAAGTGAGGCGCTGCGTCTTGAACTGAAAAACTGGGTACGTAAAGAGATCGGCCCGATTGCCTCGCCGGATGTCATCCAGTGGGCGCCGGGCTTGCCTAAAACCCGCTCCGGCAAAATCATGCGCCGTATCCTGCGCAAGATTGCGACCGGCGAATATGACGGTCTGGGTGATATTTCCACCCTGGCCGACCCGGGGGTGGTGCAGCATTTGATCGAAACCCACAAGAGTATGAAGGTCGCATAA
- a CDS encoding DUF2790 domain-containing protein: MKALLVLALSSVCLTAMADETSTAAAHQQPAVEQYSYSSELDIAKVISMSEIPSVCEVVPAQMVYEDSHGAQHTLEYRVMGSGCSNG; this comes from the coding sequence ATGAAAGCGTTGTTAGTTCTGGCCCTCAGCAGTGTGTGTTTAACCGCCATGGCGGATGAAACAAGTACCGCCGCTGCACACCAGCAACCCGCTGTTGAACAGTATTCTTACTCTTCCGAACTGGATATTGCCAAGGTGATTTCCATGAGCGAAATCCCCAGTGTCTGCGAAGTGGTGCCGGCCCAGATGGTCTACGAAGACTCGCACGGCGCCCAGCACACCCTTGAATACCGGGTAATGGGCAGCGGCTGCTCGAACGGCTGA
- a CDS encoding ABC transporter permease: MIFDYNVIWDSMPLYLSGLLETLKLLGISLFFGLLVAIPLGLMRVSKSSWVNFPAWLYTYVIRGTPMLVQLFLIYYGLAQFESVRDSFLWPLLSSATFCACLAFAINTSAYTAEIIAGSLKATPNGEIEAAKAMGMSRYKMYRRILLPSAMRRALPQYSNEVIMMLQTTSLASIVTLIDITGAARTVNAQYYLPFEAYITAGVFYLCLTFILVRLFKLAERRWLGYMAPRKA; the protein is encoded by the coding sequence ATGATCTTCGACTACAACGTCATTTGGGACAGCATGCCGCTGTACCTGAGCGGGCTGCTTGAAACCCTGAAGCTGCTGGGTATCTCGCTGTTTTTCGGTTTGCTGGTGGCCATACCGCTGGGGTTGATGCGGGTCTCCAAGAGTTCCTGGGTCAACTTCCCGGCCTGGCTGTACACCTATGTGATTCGCGGCACGCCGATGCTGGTTCAGCTGTTTTTGATCTACTACGGCCTGGCTCAGTTCGAATCAGTGCGTGACAGCTTCCTGTGGCCGCTGCTGTCCAGTGCGACCTTCTGTGCGTGTCTGGCGTTTGCCATCAACACCAGCGCCTACACCGCTGAAATCATTGCCGGTAGCCTCAAGGCCACACCCAATGGCGAGATCGAAGCGGCCAAGGCCATGGGCATGTCGCGCTACAAAATGTATCGCCGTATCCTGCTGCCGTCGGCCATGCGCCGGGCGCTGCCGCAGTACAGCAACGAAGTGATCATGATGTTGCAGACCACCAGTCTGGCCTCCATCGTGACCCTGATCGACATCACGGGGGCCGCACGGACCGTCAACGCGCAGTACTACCTGCCGTTTGAGGCCTATATCACCGCCGGTGTGTTCTACCTGTGCCTGACGTTCATTCTGGTGCGCCTGTTCAAACTGGCCGAGCGCCGCTGGCTGGGCTACATGGCCCCGCGCAAGGCCTGA